A stretch of the Thermoleophilaceae bacterium genome encodes the following:
- a CDS encoding TetR/AcrR family transcriptional regulator, whose protein sequence is MSKSPATRGPGGRPQDRGVDRRILEAAMKLLAEEGFTRMSIEAVAAEAGVAKTTIYRRFSGKVDLVSAALNEFLAQMDPVELGSAREELVVHLQHNRERIDPAIPGSLLAEEEANPALLEVFRERVIHPRFAMIGETLRRGIERGELRSDLDTDAATQLLVGAFFAHYLHRGRPDEDWPERVVDAVWPSLAPPGA, encoded by the coding sequence GTGAGCAAGAGCCCCGCCACGCGCGGGCCCGGCGGCCGGCCCCAGGACCGCGGCGTCGACCGGCGCATCCTCGAGGCCGCGATGAAGCTGCTCGCCGAGGAGGGATTCACGCGCATGTCGATCGAGGCCGTGGCCGCCGAGGCGGGGGTCGCCAAGACCACGATCTACCGGCGCTTCAGCGGCAAGGTGGATCTGGTGAGCGCGGCGCTCAACGAGTTCCTGGCGCAGATGGACCCCGTCGAGCTGGGCTCGGCCCGCGAGGAGCTGGTGGTGCATCTCCAGCACAACCGGGAACGGATCGACCCGGCGATACCCGGCAGCCTGCTCGCCGAGGAGGAGGCCAACCCTGCACTCCTCGAGGTGTTCCGCGAGCGCGTGATCCATCCGCGCTTCGCGATGATCGGCGAGACCCTGCGACGCGGCATCGAGCGCGGAGAGCTGCGCTCCGACCTCGACACCGACGCCGCGACCCAGCTGCTGGTCGGCGCCTTCTTCGCCCACTACCTCCACCGCGGCCGCCCGGACGAGGACTGGCCGGAGCGCGTGGTGGACGCGGTGTGGCCGTCGCTGGCGCCGCCGGGGGCCTAG
- a CDS encoding TetR/AcrR family transcriptional regulator: MPRRSATQVAGSRAATLDRAVRVASRSGLEGLTIGRLAGDLGMSKSGLIGRFGNKEELQLATLGRAVDVFTREVWLSAEQQPSGRARLLALCDAWLDLFRREVFPGGCFLTTASVEFDGRPGPVRDAIAATMRRWLALLERELQVAADAGEIAPDVDPADAAFELNALASGASTAFQLHGDPKALGRARRAMHRVLTAP, translated from the coding sequence ATGCCCCGTCGTTCCGCCACGCAGGTCGCCGGCAGCAGGGCCGCCACCCTCGACCGAGCCGTGCGCGTCGCATCGCGCAGCGGTCTCGAGGGCCTCACGATCGGCCGGCTCGCCGGAGACCTCGGAATGAGCAAGAGCGGCTTGATCGGCCGCTTCGGCAACAAGGAGGAGTTGCAGCTCGCCACCCTCGGGCGGGCCGTCGACGTGTTCACCCGCGAGGTGTGGCTCTCCGCCGAGCAACAGCCCTCCGGCCGCGCCCGGCTGCTTGCGCTGTGCGACGCCTGGCTCGACCTCTTCCGCCGCGAGGTGTTCCCCGGCGGCTGTTTCCTGACCACGGCGTCGGTCGAGTTCGACGGCCGTCCCGGCCCGGTGCGCGACGCGATCGCGGCGACCATGCGGCGCTGGCTCGCGCTGCTCGAACGCGAGCTTCAGGTGGCCGCCGACGCGGGCGAGATCGCGCCAGACGTCGATCCTGCTGACGCAGCCTTCGAGCTCAACGCACTCGCTTCAGGGGCCAGCACCGCGTTCCAGCTCCACGGCGATCCCAAGGCCCTCGGCCGCGCCCGCCGCGCCATGCATCGAGTGCTCACGGCGCCCTGA
- a CDS encoding MFS transporter encodes MARAKWWTLTAVCIATFMLLLDVTIVNVALPEIERDLGASFSDLQWVINAYAVALAAVLLTAGSLADRFGRRRLFAAGLVLFSLSSLACGLAGDPASLIAARAVQGLGGAAMFATSLALLADAFRGPERNVALAVWGATTGASVAIGPLVGGALIAAASWEWIFFVNVPVGALALGLTYARVSESSDPDAGPVDVPGLVLFGAGLGGLTYGLHQAGEEGWGSPIVLALLGGAALSLIAFVLVERRRTHPMLDLAMFRKPTTTGASVAVLALGAGVFSLLLFLVLYLQNTLGYDALGAGLRLLPFTVAAFLAAGIGARLGERLPLRSVIAAGLAIAGAGILMMRQVQPGGDWQDLLAGFLVAGIGVGMLNPTIASAALGVVGAARAGMASGLNSTFRLAGVSIGVAALGTLFKDTVRAEVAQVLGGARGERVADALASGEAQGALASLPPDQRQAIANAAEQGFVAGLDAVMLAGALICFAGAAVALALVRRRDFVPEEEALAAAAA; translated from the coding sequence ATGGCCCGAGCGAAGTGGTGGACCCTCACCGCCGTCTGCATCGCCACCTTCATGCTCCTGCTCGACGTCACGATCGTGAACGTGGCGCTACCGGAGATCGAGCGCGATCTCGGCGCCTCGTTCAGCGACCTGCAGTGGGTGATCAACGCCTACGCGGTCGCGCTCGCCGCGGTCCTGCTCACCGCGGGATCACTGGCCGACCGCTTCGGCCGCCGCCGCCTGTTCGCGGCCGGCCTCGTGCTGTTCTCGCTCTCGTCGCTGGCCTGCGGCCTGGCCGGCGACCCCGCGTCCCTCATCGCCGCGCGCGCGGTGCAGGGCCTCGGCGGCGCCGCGATGTTCGCCACCTCGCTCGCGCTTCTCGCCGACGCCTTCCGCGGCCCCGAGCGCAACGTGGCGCTCGCCGTGTGGGGCGCCACCACCGGCGCGTCGGTGGCCATCGGCCCGCTCGTGGGCGGCGCGCTGATCGCGGCGGCGAGCTGGGAGTGGATCTTCTTCGTGAACGTGCCGGTCGGGGCGCTCGCGCTGGGGCTCACCTACGCCCGCGTGAGCGAGTCGAGCGATCCCGACGCCGGGCCGGTGGACGTGCCGGGGCTCGTGCTCTTCGGCGCCGGGCTCGGCGGGCTCACCTACGGCCTGCACCAGGCCGGTGAGGAGGGCTGGGGCAGTCCGATCGTGCTGGCGCTCCTCGGCGGAGCTGCGCTCTCGCTCATCGCGTTCGTCCTCGTGGAGCGCCGCCGCACGCACCCCATGCTCGACCTCGCGATGTTCCGCAAGCCCACCACCACCGGCGCGTCGGTCGCCGTGCTGGCGCTCGGCGCCGGCGTGTTCTCGCTGCTGCTCTTCCTGGTGCTCTACCTCCAGAACACGCTCGGTTACGACGCGCTGGGCGCCGGCCTGCGCCTGCTGCCGTTCACGGTCGCGGCGTTCCTCGCGGCGGGGATCGGCGCGCGGCTCGGCGAGCGGCTGCCGCTGCGGTCGGTGATCGCCGCGGGGCTCGCGATCGCGGGCGCCGGGATCCTGATGATGCGACAGGTCCAGCCCGGCGGCGACTGGCAGGACCTGCTCGCCGGCTTCCTCGTGGCCGGCATCGGGGTTGGCATGCTCAACCCCACGATCGCTTCGGCCGCGCTGGGCGTCGTGGGCGCCGCGCGGGCGGGGATGGCCTCGGGGCTCAACAGCACGTTCCGGCTGGCCGGGGTCTCGATCGGCGTGGCGGCGCTCGGCACGCTGTTCAAAGACACGGTGCGCGCCGAGGTGGCGCAGGTCCTCGGCGGCGCGCGCGGGGAGCGCGTGGCCGACGCGCTTGCCTCCGGCGAGGCGCAGGGCGCGCTCGCGTCGCTGCCCCCGGACCAGCGGCAGGCGATAGCGAACGCGGCCGAGCAGGGTTTCGTCGCCGGCCTCGACGCGGTGATGCTGGCCGGGGCGCTGATCTGCTTCGCCGGCGCCGCCGTGGCGTTGGCGTTGGTGCGCCGGCGCGACTTCGTGCCCGAGGAGGAGGCCCTCGCCGCAGCGGCGGCGTAG
- a CDS encoding MBL fold metallo-hydrolase, protein MTSKEQTMRVRWLGWAGVEIEAGGASVVIDPLGDPAATFAAFGDAARDVTLPTVVAPRVSGAAAAGLVTHLHRDHADAGALAAALAPGAPLVGPPPAGGGDVENLGLAQATVELAAAGLELRAVDPWASVEAGPFRLTALPAADGIGDPQVSWLVEADGRRVLHLGDSLFHGWWWRMALRHGPFDVVFAPVNGALVEFPHRRPASPLPAVMDPEQAALAAELLGARLVVPMHYGGYDVDPWYRPVRDAEERFAEAAAGRPYEANVLEVGEQLKLEAAALPG, encoded by the coding sequence ATGACGAGCAAGGAGCAGACGATGCGGGTGAGATGGCTGGGATGGGCCGGGGTGGAGATCGAGGCGGGCGGGGCGAGCGTGGTGATCGACCCGCTCGGCGACCCCGCGGCTACATTCGCGGCGTTCGGCGACGCCGCGCGCGACGTCACGCTGCCCACGGTGGTTGCCCCGAGGGTCAGCGGCGCGGCCGCAGCCGGCCTGGTCACCCACCTCCACCGCGACCACGCCGACGCCGGGGCGCTGGCCGCGGCACTCGCGCCCGGCGCTCCGCTCGTGGGCCCGCCGCCGGCCGGCGGGGGCGACGTCGAGAACCTCGGCCTGGCCCAGGCGACGGTTGAGCTCGCCGCCGCCGGGCTCGAGCTGCGGGCCGTGGATCCCTGGGCCAGCGTCGAGGCGGGGCCGTTCAGGCTCACCGCCCTCCCGGCGGCGGACGGCATCGGCGACCCGCAGGTCTCATGGCTCGTGGAGGCAGATGGCCGGCGGGTGCTGCATCTGGGCGACAGCCTCTTCCACGGCTGGTGGTGGCGGATGGCGCTACGCCACGGTCCGTTCGACGTGGTCTTCGCGCCGGTGAACGGGGCGCTCGTGGAGTTCCCCCACCGGAGGCCGGCCAGCCCGCTCCCGGCGGTGATGGACCCCGAGCAGGCGGCGCTCGCAGCGGAGCTGCTGGGTGCCCGCTTGGTCGTGCCCATGCACTACGGCGGCTACGACGTCGATCCGTGGTACCGGCCGGTGAGAGATGCCGAGGAGCGCTTCGCCGAAGCGGCGGCCGGCCGGCCCTACGAGGCCAATGTGCTCGAGGTCGGGGAGCAGCTGAAGCTGGAGGCCGCCGCCCTGCCCGGCTAG
- a CDS encoding DMT family transporter yields the protein MSRPPSPVATAVAGALCIAFSAIFVRLAETAPSTAALFRCFWALPVLGLLAWLEQRRHGPRGGRERLLALLAGLFFAADLIAWHHAIDDVGAGLATVLGNLQVVFVGLIAWAALGERPEDRLLVAVPIVLGGVVLISGVIGAGAYGDDPALGVVFGLITAITYSLFILILRRAGSDLRQPAGPLFDATAAAAVGSLAGGLVLGEIDLLPGWEATGWLVTLALSSQVVGWLLISISLPRLPAALTSVLLTVQPVGSVLLGIVLLSEAPSRVQLTGVAVVLAGILVATVGRAKAAPAAVGVAGSGDSL from the coding sequence GTGAGCCGCCCCCCGTCACCCGTGGCCACGGCGGTGGCGGGCGCGCTCTGCATCGCCTTCTCGGCCATCTTCGTGAGGCTCGCCGAGACCGCACCGTCGACGGCCGCGCTCTTCCGCTGCTTCTGGGCCCTGCCGGTGCTCGGCCTGCTGGCGTGGCTCGAGCAGCGCCGCCACGGGCCGCGCGGGGGCAGGGAGCGGCTGCTCGCCCTGCTCGCCGGGCTGTTCTTCGCGGCCGACCTCATCGCGTGGCACCACGCCATCGACGACGTCGGGGCCGGCCTCGCCACCGTGCTCGGCAACCTGCAGGTGGTGTTCGTCGGGCTGATCGCCTGGGCCGCGCTCGGCGAGCGCCCAGAGGATCGGCTGCTCGTGGCCGTTCCGATCGTGCTCGGCGGGGTGGTGCTGATCTCGGGGGTGATCGGCGCGGGCGCCTACGGCGACGACCCGGCGCTCGGCGTGGTGTTCGGCCTGATCACGGCGATCACCTACTCGCTCTTCATCCTGATCCTGCGCCGGGCGGGCAGCGACCTGCGCCAGCCGGCGGGGCCGCTGTTCGACGCCACCGCGGCGGCCGCGGTGGGGTCGCTGGCAGGCGGCCTCGTGCTGGGCGAGATCGACCTCCTGCCGGGCTGGGAGGCCACCGGCTGGCTCGTCACGCTGGCCCTGAGCTCGCAGGTGGTGGGCTGGCTGCTGATCTCGATCTCGCTGCCGCGGCTGCCCGCCGCCCTGACGTCCGTGCTGCTGACGGTCCAGCCGGTGGGGTCGGTGCTCCTGGGCATCGTGCTGCTGTCCGAGGCGCCCTCCCGGGTCCAGCTCACCGGGGTCGCCGTGGTGCTTGCGGGCATCCTTGTGGCCACGGTGGGCCGCGCCAAGGCGGCTCCGGCGGCAGTAGGTGTGGCGGGATCCGGAGACTCGTTGTAG